A single region of the Pseudomonas solani genome encodes:
- a CDS encoding GGDEF domain-containing protein, translating into MNLSSGSGPVPTHLPERPAEDYLAERVATLFSTSPSTAVGNVFSGSMVFGVYHASAPLRGLCIWLAILVVLMVVRLSLVRAWRRDPQRFPPLTWARMTMCQCGAVGVAWGVGAIWLMGYGTPYEDVIFGCIALASVMVAMSNVSYWPAHLAFHVPMFFFLGIAYGRDPEPQAMFLAVSAWVVCPFIAEMGRRLQIRFNEALKLAWEHQVLAHKYALANQELAILSRTDDLTRIANKRHLDETLKREWHRCARNHEHLGVLMLDIDHFKLYNDSYGHLAGDICIRQVAEAMRASIREHCDFVARFGGEEFTVVMPGADLETARAIAERIRAAVEDLDQPHAGAERGHLTVSIGVASTEQGTAISEEALVGNADVALYAAKHAGRNRVEAFRGQSTLLAPAH; encoded by the coding sequence ATGAATCTTTCCAGTGGGTCGGGCCCGGTGCCGACCCACCTTCCCGAGCGCCCGGCCGAGGACTACCTCGCCGAACGGGTCGCCACGCTCTTCTCCACCAGCCCTTCGACGGCAGTCGGCAACGTCTTCTCCGGCTCCATGGTGTTCGGGGTCTACCACGCAAGCGCGCCACTGCGCGGGCTGTGCATCTGGCTGGCCATCCTGGTGGTGCTGATGGTGGTGCGCCTGTCCCTGGTGCGCGCCTGGCGGCGTGATCCGCAACGCTTCCCGCCGCTGACCTGGGCGCGCATGACCATGTGCCAGTGCGGCGCCGTGGGCGTGGCCTGGGGTGTCGGCGCCATCTGGCTGATGGGCTATGGCACGCCCTACGAGGACGTGATCTTCGGCTGCATCGCCCTGGCCTCGGTGATGGTCGCCATGAGCAACGTCTCCTACTGGCCGGCGCACCTGGCCTTCCATGTGCCCATGTTCTTCTTCCTCGGCATCGCCTACGGCCGTGACCCGGAGCCCCAGGCGATGTTCCTCGCCGTCTCCGCCTGGGTGGTCTGCCCCTTCATCGCCGAGATGGGCCGGCGCCTGCAGATCCGCTTCAACGAAGCCCTGAAGCTGGCCTGGGAACACCAGGTGCTGGCGCACAAGTACGCCCTGGCCAACCAGGAACTGGCCATCCTCAGCCGCACCGATGACCTCACCCGCATCGCCAACAAGCGCCACCTCGACGAAACCCTGAAGCGTGAATGGCACCGCTGCGCGCGCAATCACGAGCACCTGGGCGTGCTGATGCTGGATATCGATCACTTCAAGCTCTACAACGACAGCTACGGCCACCTCGCTGGCGACATCTGCATCCGCCAGGTGGCCGAGGCGATGCGCGCGAGCATCCGCGAGCACTGCGATTTCGTCGCGCGCTTCGGCGGCGAGGAGTTCACCGTGGTCATGCCCGGGGCCGACCTGGAAACCGCCCGCGCCATCGCCGAACGCATCCGCGCGGCCGTGGAGGACCTGGACCAGCCCCATGCCGGTGCCGAGCGCGGCCACCTCACCGTGAGCATTGGCGTGGCCTCCACCGAGCAGGGCACGGCGATCAGCGAAGAGGCCCTGGTGGGTAACGCCGACGTGGCCCTCTATGCGGCCAAGCACGCCGGGCGCAACCGGGTGGAAGCCTTTCGCGGGCAGTCCACCCTCCTCGCTCCCGCGCACTGA
- a CDS encoding hybrid sensor histidine kinase/response regulator, with amino-acid sequence MSLSSGLIAAVALLYMAVLFAIAFYGDRRRAPMPPKGRALVYSLSLAVYCTSWTFFGAVGQAAGQLWAFLPIYLGPILLMVFAPWVLQKMVLISKQENITSIADFIAARYGKSQALAVVVALICLVSVLPYIALQLKGIVLGVNLLIGSGAESTGTRAQDTALIVSLVLALFTILFGTRNLDATEHHRGMVLAISFESLIKLLAFLAVGIFVSFSLFDGFDDLTLRAMQATHLESFWLQPVDWPTLIVQTGVAMVAFVCLPRQFHVAVVENIEPRDLRTARWVFPLYLGLAALFVVPIALAGKMLLPAGVMPDSFVISLPLAEAHPSLALLAFIGGASAATGMVIVEAVALSTMVSNDMLLPWLLRRQSAERPFEVFRHWMLSVRRVSIVVIILLGYVSYRLLGSTASLATIGQIAFAAIAQLGPAMAGALYWKQANRRGVFAGLATGALLWAYTLVLPQVARGLGWPLEAFPGLAGLMANPLNLPIDPQTQGVVLSLAGNWLLFAWVSVFSRTRVSEHWQASRFIGQIVSARPSNRSLLAVQVEDLLMLAARFVGEERARQSFVRFAYRQGTSFNPVQNANQDWITHTERLLAGVLGASSARAVVKAAIEGREMQVEDVVRIVDEASEVLQFNRALLQGAIENITQGISVVDQSLRLVAWNRRYLELFDYPDGLISVGRPIADIIRYNAERGLCGPGDAEAHVSRRLFWMRQGNAHTSERLFPNGRVIELIGNPMPGGGFVMSFTDITAFREGEKALKDANEGLEQRVTERTLELSQLNQALIEAKGTAEAANQSKTRFLAAVSHDLMQPLNAARLFSAALAHQQDALPPESRELVGHLDSSLRSAEDLITDLLDISRLESGRITPDRAAFPLAALYDALGAEFKALAQEQGVDFRVSGSKLRIESDMKLLRRVLQNFLTNAFRYAKGHVLLGVRREGGLLRLEVWDRGPGIPEDKRKVIFEEFKRLDSHQTRAEKGLGLGLAIADGLCRVLGHHLEVRSWPGKGSVFSVSVPLARTPAPAPVVPQKEANGHALDGTQVLCIDNEDSILTGMHSLLSRWGCQVWTARNRLECEHLLAEDVRPQLALVDYHLDEGETGTELMAWLRTRLGAPVPGVVISADARAELIAEVHAAGLDYLAKPVKPAALRALLSRHLVLR; translated from the coding sequence ATGTCGTTGTCCAGCGGGCTGATCGCCGCGGTCGCCCTTCTCTATATGGCCGTGCTGTTCGCCATCGCCTTCTATGGCGACCGCCGTCGCGCGCCCATGCCGCCGAAGGGCCGCGCCCTGGTCTACAGCCTGTCGCTGGCGGTGTACTGCACCAGCTGGACCTTCTTCGGCGCCGTGGGCCAGGCCGCCGGCCAGCTCTGGGCCTTTTTGCCGATCTACCTCGGCCCCATCCTGCTGATGGTCTTCGCCCCCTGGGTGCTGCAGAAGATGGTGCTGATCAGCAAGCAGGAGAACATCACCTCCATCGCCGACTTCATCGCCGCCCGCTATGGCAAGTCCCAGGCCCTGGCGGTGGTGGTGGCGCTGATCTGCCTGGTCAGCGTGCTGCCCTACATCGCCCTGCAGCTCAAGGGCATCGTCCTCGGCGTCAACCTGCTGATCGGCTCCGGCGCCGAATCCACCGGCACCCGCGCCCAGGACACCGCGCTGATCGTGTCCCTGGTGCTGGCGCTGTTCACCATCCTTTTCGGCACCCGCAACCTCGACGCCACCGAGCACCACCGCGGCATGGTGCTGGCCATCTCGTTCGAGTCGCTGATCAAGCTGCTGGCCTTCCTCGCCGTCGGCATCTTCGTCAGCTTCAGCCTGTTCGATGGCTTCGACGACCTGACCCTGCGCGCCATGCAGGCCACCCACCTGGAGAGCTTCTGGCTGCAGCCGGTGGACTGGCCGACCCTGATCGTGCAGACCGGCGTGGCGATGGTGGCGTTCGTCTGCCTGCCCCGGCAGTTCCATGTCGCGGTGGTGGAAAACATCGAGCCCCGTGACCTGCGCACCGCGCGCTGGGTGTTCCCGCTCTACCTGGGGCTGGCGGCGCTGTTCGTGGTGCCCATCGCCCTGGCCGGCAAGATGCTGCTGCCCGCCGGCGTGATGCCCGACTCCTTCGTCATCAGCCTGCCCCTGGCCGAGGCCCATCCGTCCCTCGCCCTGCTGGCCTTCATCGGCGGCGCCTCGGCCGCCACCGGCATGGTCATCGTCGAAGCCGTGGCGCTCTCGACCATGGTCTCCAACGACATGCTGCTGCCCTGGCTGCTGCGCCGGCAGAGCGCCGAGCGCCCCTTCGAGGTGTTCCGTCACTGGATGCTCTCGGTGCGCCGCGTCAGCATCGTGGTAATCATCCTCCTCGGCTACGTCAGCTACCGCCTGCTGGGCTCCACCGCGAGCCTGGCCACCATCGGCCAGATCGCCTTCGCCGCCATCGCCCAGCTCGGCCCGGCCATGGCCGGTGCCCTCTACTGGAAGCAGGCCAACCGGCGCGGCGTGTTCGCCGGGCTGGCCACCGGCGCCCTGCTCTGGGCCTACACCCTGGTGCTGCCACAGGTGGCCCGGGGGCTCGGCTGGCCGCTGGAGGCCTTCCCCGGTCTCGCCGGGCTGATGGCCAACCCGCTGAACCTGCCCATCGACCCGCAAACCCAGGGCGTGGTGCTGTCCCTGGCCGGCAACTGGCTGCTGTTCGCCTGGGTCTCGGTGTTCTCCCGCACCCGGGTGTCCGAACACTGGCAGGCCAGCCGCTTCATCGGCCAGATCGTCTCGGCGCGGCCGAGCAACCGTTCGCTGCTGGCGGTGCAGGTGGAAGACCTGCTGATGCTGGCGGCACGCTTCGTCGGCGAGGAACGTGCGCGGCAGAGCTTCGTGCGCTTCGCCTACCGCCAGGGCACCAGCTTCAACCCGGTGCAGAACGCCAACCAGGACTGGATCACCCACACCGAGCGCCTGCTCGCCGGCGTGCTCGGCGCCTCGTCCGCCCGCGCGGTGGTGAAGGCCGCCATCGAGGGCCGCGAGATGCAGGTGGAGGACGTCGTGCGCATCGTCGACGAAGCCTCCGAGGTGCTGCAGTTCAACCGCGCCCTGCTGCAAGGGGCCATCGAGAACATCACCCAGGGCATCAGCGTGGTCGACCAGTCCCTGCGCCTGGTGGCCTGGAACCGCCGCTACCTGGAACTCTTCGACTACCCCGACGGGCTGATCAGCGTCGGCCGGCCCATCGCCGACATCATCCGCTACAACGCCGAGCGCGGCCTGTGCGGGCCGGGCGACGCCGAGGCCCACGTCTCGCGCCGGCTGTTCTGGATGCGCCAGGGCAACGCCCATACCTCCGAGCGCCTGTTCCCCAATGGCCGGGTCATCGAGCTGATCGGCAACCCGATGCCGGGCGGTGGCTTCGTCATGAGCTTCACCGACATCACCGCATTCCGCGAAGGGGAAAAGGCCCTCAAGGACGCCAACGAGGGGCTGGAGCAACGGGTCACCGAACGCACCCTCGAACTGTCCCAGCTCAACCAGGCGCTGATCGAGGCCAAGGGCACCGCCGAAGCGGCCAACCAATCGAAGACCCGTTTCCTTGCCGCCGTCAGCCATGACCTGATGCAGCCGCTTAACGCCGCGCGGCTGTTCTCCGCCGCCCTCGCCCACCAGCAGGACGCGCTGCCGCCGGAATCCCGCGAGCTGGTGGGCCACCTCGACAGCTCGCTGCGCTCGGCGGAAGACCTGATCACCGACCTGCTGGACATCTCGCGCCTGGAAAGCGGGCGCATCACCCCCGACCGCGCCGCCTTCCCCCTGGCCGCGCTGTACGACGCCCTCGGCGCCGAGTTCAAGGCCCTGGCCCAGGAGCAGGGCGTGGACTTCCGCGTCAGCGGCAGCAAGCTGCGCATCGAGAGCGACATGAAGCTGCTGCGCCGGGTGCTGCAGAACTTCCTTACCAACGCCTTCCGCTATGCCAAGGGCCATGTGCTGCTGGGCGTGCGCCGCGAAGGCGGCCTGCTGCGCCTGGAAGTCTGGGACCGCGGCCCGGGCATCCCCGAAGATAAGCGCAAGGTGATATTCGAAGAGTTCAAGCGCCTGGACAGCCACCAGACCCGCGCCGAGAAAGGCCTGGGCTTGGGCCTGGCCATCGCCGACGGGCTCTGCCGCGTGCTCGGCCACCACCTGGAAGTCCGCTCGTGGCCGGGCAAGGGCAGCGTCTTCAGCGTCAGCGTGCCCCTGGCGCGCACCCCGGCACCGGCCCCCGTCGTGCCGCAGAAGGAAGCCAACGGCCACGCCCTGGATGGCACCCAGGTGCTGTGCATCGACAACGAAGACAGCATCCTCACCGGCATGCACAGCCTGCTCTCGCGCTGGGGCTGCCAGGTGTGGACGGCGCGCAACCGCCTGGAGTGCGAACACCTGCTGGCCGAGGACGTGCGCCCGCAACTGGCACTGGTGGACTACCACCTGGATGAAGGCGAGACCGGCACCGAGCTGATGGCCTGGCTGCGTACCCGCCTCGGCGCACCGGTACCGGGCGTGGTGATCAGTGCCGACGCCCGCGCCGAACTGATCGCCGAAGTCCACGCCGCCGGCCTCGACTACCTGGCCAAGCCGGTCAAGCCCGCCGCCCTGCGTGCCCTGCTCAGCCGACACCTGGTGTTGCGCTGA